In a single window of the Nilaparvata lugens isolate BPH chromosome 1, ASM1435652v1, whole genome shotgun sequence genome:
- the LOC111060249 gene encoding gastrula zinc finger protein XlCGF28.1, with protein sequence MSCREADASTGKQNSALQTATSRPCDMATVAVDSSQEPVPVCSTVFSSTDDDFSQHLIPGYNLIFIKEEPHDFQDEEEISEVDFGSTVQNEPSEMWPPISSTTEVGGLNAHSISPVEKCTESSVAGKKNKLHSCDNCSYETPCVTTLKKDIRKHTGEKLFICEICNLKYATSGSLRVHIRTHADVKPFSCDFCDIKCVTSGHLKVHIRTHTGEKPFSCNFCDFKCATSYHLKVHIRKHTGEKPFSCNFCDFKCATSYYLKVHIRTHTGEKPFSCNFCDFKCATSGHLTVHNRTHTGVKPFTCNFCDFECAFSSRLKVHIRTHTDEKPFSCNYCDYKCAILRNLKVHNIRKHTGEKLFSCEFCDFKCATSYHLKVHIRKHTGEKPFSCNFCDFKCANSSSLKIHIRTHTGEKPFSCDFCDFKCATSSQLKKHNIRKHPG encoded by the exons ATGTCTTGCAGGGAGGCTGACGCCTCGACGGGAAAACAAAACTCGGCCCTGCAAACGGCTACTTCCCGGCCTTGTGAT ATGGCGACAGTTGCAGTTGATAGCAGCCAAGAACCAGTGCCAGTGTGCAGCACTGTATTCTCTTCAACCGATGATGATTTCAGTCAACATTTGATCCCTGGCTACAATCTAATATTTATCAAAGAAGAACCTCATG atttccaagatgaagaagaaatttcAGAAGTGGACTTTGGCAGCACGGTGCAGAATGAACCATCAGAAATGTGGCCTCCTATCAGCAGCACTACAGAAGTGGGTGGACTGAATGCTCATTCAATCTCTCCAGTGGAAAAGTGTACTGAGTCATCAGTGGCTGGCAAAAAGAACAAGCTCCACAGCTGTGATAACTGCAGCTATGAAACGCCATGTGTTACCACTTTGAAGAAAGACATCAGAAAACACACTGGGGAAAAGCTTTTCATTTGTGAGATTTGTAACTTGAAATATGCTACTTCAGGCAGTTTGAGAGTACATATTAGAACACATGCAGATGTAAAACCATTCAGTTGTGACTTTTGTGACATTAAATGTGTTACTTCAGGTCATTTGAAagtacatatcagaacacatacag gtgAAAAACCATTCAGTTGTAACTTTTGTGACTTTAAATGTGCTACTTCTTACCATTTGAAAGTACATATCAGAAAACATACAGGTGAAAAACCATTCAGTTGTAACTTTTGTGACTTTAAATGTGCTACTTCTTACTATTTGAAagtacatatcagaacacatacaggtgAAAAACCTTTCAGTTGTAACTTTTGTGACTTCAAATGTGCTACTTCTGGCCATTTGACAGTGCATAATAGAACACATACAGGTGTAAAACCATTCACTTGTAACTTTTGTGACTTTGAATGTGCTTTTTCAAGCCGATTGAAagtacatatcagaacacatacagacGAGAAACCTTTCAGTTGTAactattgtgactataaatgtgctattttaagaaatttgaaagtaCATAATATCAGAAAACACACTGGAGAAAAGCTTTTCAGTTGTGAGTTTTGCGACTTTAAATGTGCTACTTCTTACCATTTGAAAGTACATATCAGAAAACATACAGGTGAAAAACCATTCAGTTGTAACTTTTGTGACTTTAAATGTGCTAATTCAAGTTCTTTGAAGATACATATCAGAACTCATACTGGCGAGAAACCTTTCAGTTGTGACTTTTGTGACTTCAAATGTGCTACTTCAAGCcaattgaaaaaacataatatcaGAAAACATCCTGGCTAG